Proteins found in one Candidatus Tectomicrobia bacterium genomic segment:
- a CDS encoding SUMF1/EgtB/PvdO family nonheme iron enzyme, whose protein sequence is MVLVPAGPFIQGSADGPLEEQPARTVRLDAFWIDREEVSVADWERFRAATGHPPSKYADDSLLHRPDLPIVGVSWFDARAYCRWAGKRLPTEAEWEKAARGPAGRRYPWGSEFDPGRAASEGSAPEPVGGRPGGESPYGARSMAGGVWEWTNDFWGEFYYREAPARNPLGPPSGFLHTIKGGSWREPPEFLRSATRFRLDGIIRWKTVGFRCARDARG, encoded by the coding sequence ATGGTCCTTGTCCCCGCCGGTCCGTTCATCCAGGGCAGCGCGGACGGGCCGCTGGAGGAACAGCCGGCCCGCACGGTCCGGCTGGACGCGTTCTGGATCGACCGGGAGGAGGTTTCCGTCGCCGATTGGGAGCGTTTCCGCGCCGCGACGGGCCATCCCCCCTCGAAGTACGCCGATGATTCCCTCCTCCACCGGCCGGACCTCCCCATTGTGGGTGTGAGCTGGTTCGACGCCCGCGCCTATTGCCGGTGGGCGGGGAAGCGCCTGCCCACCGAGGCGGAGTGGGAGAAAGCCGCCCGGGGGCCGGCCGGACGGCGCTACCCGTGGGGGAGCGAATTCGACCCGGGCCGGGCCGCATCGGAGGGTTCCGCTCCTGAGCCGGTGGGCGGCCGCCCCGGCGGAGAGAGCCCTTACGGGGCGCGCTCCATGGCCGGTGGGGTGTGGGAGTGGACGAACGACTTCTGGGGGGAGTTCTACTACCGGGAGGCGCCGGCCCGGAATCCATTGGGGCCGCCATCCGGCTTCCTGCATACCATCAAGGGAGGCTCATGGCGGGAGCCGCCCGAGTTCCTGCGCAGCGCCACGCGATTCCGCCTGGACGGCATCATCCGCTGGAAGACGGTAGGCTTCCGCTGCGCAAGGGACGCGCGCGGCTAG
- a CDS encoding tripartite tricarboxylate transporter permease has product MGIFSLYTLGLGRTLQPDVLLFLFFGTLVGLIFGVIPGLSATIGIAIFTPFTFKMSPEGSFALLLGIYCGSTFGGSISAILASIPGTIAAIMTVHDGHPMALKGEAGRAIGLATISSFIGGLLSVVALVFFAPLIARWALEFSAQEYFAITLFGISVIAYISTGSMVKGFISALIGLLLATVGADPTTAYPRFTFDSVALLGGLPMVPLIVGVFGFAEVLRMAEKDASAYRRITEVGKIIPSMRELGRLFGTMARGSFIGVFIGAVPAAGASIAAIISYGVEKRISSHPETFGTGEPRGIVGPESANNATTGGAMIPMMTLGVPGDLVTALLIGAMLIHGLHPGPLLFKDHPQIVSSIFISLTLSNVIFLVLGLCGARLFAKLITLRREVLVSMILCLSIVGTYSIENSIFHVWVYLVGGIAGYVMTRVGVPVSPLVLGFILGPMVESFFRQALILSYGNPIYFFARPIAAIFLGLTILLMLAPFLMKKLFGYQYSGG; this is encoded by the coding sequence ATGGGAATCTTCTCGCTCTACACCCTGGGGCTCGGCCGGACGCTCCAGCCGGACGTCCTCCTCTTCCTCTTCTTCGGCACCCTAGTCGGCCTCATCTTCGGGGTGATTCCGGGGCTCTCCGCCACGATCGGGATCGCCATCTTCACCCCCTTCACCTTCAAGATGAGCCCCGAGGGCTCTTTCGCCCTGCTGCTTGGGATCTACTGCGGGTCGACATTCGGGGGCTCGATCAGCGCCATCCTCGCCAGCATCCCCGGCACCATCGCCGCCATCATGACCGTCCACGACGGCCACCCCATGGCCCTCAAGGGAGAAGCGGGGCGGGCCATCGGACTGGCCACCATCTCCTCTTTCATCGGGGGGCTACTCAGCGTCGTCGCCCTCGTCTTCTTCGCCCCCCTCATCGCCCGCTGGGCGCTGGAGTTCAGCGCCCAGGAGTACTTCGCCATCACCCTGTTCGGCATCAGCGTCATCGCCTACATCAGCACGGGGTCCATGGTGAAGGGCTTCATCAGCGCCCTCATCGGCCTGCTCTTGGCGACGGTGGGGGCGGACCCGACCACGGCCTATCCCCGCTTCACCTTCGACTCGGTGGCGCTCCTGGGCGGTCTCCCGATGGTCCCCCTCATCGTGGGGGTCTTCGGGTTCGCCGAGGTGCTCCGGATGGCGGAGAAAGATGCTTCCGCCTACAGGCGCATCACCGAGGTGGGAAAGATCATCCCCTCCATGCGGGAGCTCGGGCGGCTCTTCGGGACCATGGCGCGGGGTTCGTTCATCGGCGTCTTCATCGGGGCGGTGCCCGCGGCGGGCGCCTCCATCGCCGCCATCATCAGCTACGGGGTCGAGAAGCGCATCTCCAGCCACCCGGAAACCTTTGGCACGGGCGAGCCGCGCGGGATCGTCGGTCCGGAGTCCGCCAACAACGCCACCACCGGCGGGGCGATGATCCCGATGATGACCCTGGGTGTCCCGGGCGATCTGGTGACGGCCCTCCTGATCGGAGCCATGCTCATCCACGGCCTGCATCCGGGGCCGCTCCTGTTCAAGGATCATCCGCAGATCGTCTCCTCCATCTTCATCTCGTTGACCCTCTCGAACGTCATCTTCCTCGTCCTGGGCCTGTGTGGCGCGAGACTCTTCGCCAAGCTGATCACTTTGCGCCGGGAGGTGCTCGTCTCCATGATCCTCTGCCTCTCCATCGTGGGGACGTATTCCATCGAGAACTCGATCTTCCACGTCTGGGTGTACCTCGTGGGAGGGATCGCGGGCTACGTGATGACGCGGGTGGGAGTGCCCGTTTCCCCCCTCGTGCTCGGCTTCATCCTGGGCCCCATGGTGGAGTCGTTCTTCCGGCAGGCTCTCATCCTTTCCTATGGGAACCCCATCTATTTTTTCGCCCGGCCCATCGCCGCCATCTTCCTTGGCCTCACAATCCTCTTGATGCTCGCCCCCTTCTTGATGAAAAAGCTGTTTGGATATCAATATTCGGGGGGATGA
- a CDS encoding redoxin domain-containing protein: MEELHGMYKDKGVEFFVVYSREPHAGERKYFRKYSQHTSYAHKLQYAQELVREFGMKVPVLVDDLEETVAKAFGWMPNMVYVIDTEGKIAYKASWTDKPRVDRVLDDLLAEQAGKEAMSTKA, from the coding sequence ATGGAAGAGCTCCATGGGATGTACAAGGACAAGGGGGTCGAGTTTTTTGTTGTTTACTCCAGGGAGCCGCACGCGGGCGAGCGGAAGTACTTCCGCAAGTACTCCCAGCACACTTCCTACGCGCACAAGCTCCAGTACGCCCAGGAACTCGTGCGCGAGTTCGGGATGAAGGTTCCCGTCCTCGTGGACGACCTGGAGGAGACGGTGGCGAAGGCTTTCGGCTGGATGCCGAACATGGTTTACGTCATCGACACGGAAGGAAAAATCGCCTACAAGGCCAGTTGGACGGACAAGCCCCGCGTGGACAGGGTGCTGGACGACCTCCTGGCCGAGCAGGCGGGCAAGGAAGCCATGTCCACAAAGGCCTAG
- a CDS encoding NAD(P)-dependent oxidoreductase, protein MPGRVGMVGLGLMGQAFSANLLKAGFEVQGFDVDSRRMDELKRRGGKPADSPAAAVRGVRWMITSLPTIEIVRQAVLGPGGVAEGAEKGLLLADTTTARPEDSAALAAELTARGIRFMDASVSGTSTMAWEKDLIVVAGGKEEDFDALEPLFAGFSKGAYYLGAHGSGARAKLIINLVLLGNRLALAEGLTLGMKADMKMETLLTVLKEGAAGSKAMDQKGEKMLKAEYSPESRLTTSYKDVGLMLEQGRRLNSPLFVTSLYAQLAQMGVAKGYADSDPACIIELMREMAGLPRRK, encoded by the coding sequence ATGCCCGGACGCGTGGGGATGGTGGGCCTGGGCCTGATGGGCCAAGCGTTCTCGGCGAACCTGCTCAAGGCGGGGTTCGAGGTCCAAGGCTTCGACGTCGACAGCCGCCGCATGGACGAATTGAAGCGGCGCGGCGGGAAGCCGGCGGATTCCCCGGCCGCCGCCGTCCGGGGCGTGCGCTGGATGATCACCTCGCTGCCCACCATCGAGATCGTCCGCCAGGCGGTGCTGGGGCCGGGGGGCGTGGCGGAGGGGGCGGAGAAAGGCCTCCTGCTCGCCGACACCACCACCGCCCGCCCGGAGGACTCCGCGGCGCTCGCCGCCGAGCTGACGGCCAGGGGCATCCGGTTCATGGACGCCTCGGTGAGCGGCACGAGCACCATGGCCTGGGAGAAGGATCTCATCGTGGTGGCGGGCGGCAAGGAGGAGGACTTCGACGCCCTCGAGCCCCTCTTCGCCGGCTTCAGCAAGGGAGCCTACTATCTGGGCGCCCACGGCTCGGGCGCCCGGGCCAAGCTCATCATCAACCTCGTCCTCCTGGGCAACCGCCTGGCCCTGGCGGAGGGCCTCACCCTGGGCATGAAGGCCGACATGAAGATGGAAACCCTCCTCACCGTGCTCAAGGAGGGCGCCGCCGGCTCCAAGGCCATGGATCAGAAAGGCGAGAAGATGCTCAAGGCGGAGTACTCCCCCGAAAGCCGCCTCACCACCTCCTACAAGGACGTTGGCCTCATGCTCGAGCAGGGCCGACGCCTGAACTCCCCGCTCTTCGTCACGAGCCTCTACGCCCAGCTCGCCCAGATGGGGGTGGCCAAGGGCTACGCCGACTCCGACCCCGCCTGCATCATCGAGCTGATGCGTGAGATGGCCGGGCTCCCGAGGAGGAAGTAG
- a CDS encoding tripartite tricarboxylate transporter TctB family protein yields the protein MRDPRDIAIGVFFLALSGVLLFAIQGFPSGTLAEGMGARLMPLVLTLCLAFLSLLLLLHGFRSGRYQPGESLAPAGRALDPPLLGPHLKTPGILIALLTAYLLVLEYAGFLAGNAVFLLLATRSLGATWKGAAKTSLFLTVLTYLIFGVALDVPLPAFSLLAR from the coding sequence GTGAGGGATCCGCGCGATATCGCGATCGGCGTGTTCTTTCTCGCCCTCTCGGGGGTGCTCCTGTTCGCCATCCAGGGTTTCCCCTCGGGGACGCTCGCGGAGGGAATGGGGGCGCGCCTCATGCCGCTCGTCCTGACTCTCTGCTTGGCCTTTCTCTCCCTGCTGCTCCTCCTCCACGGTTTTCGCAGCGGCCGTTATCAGCCTGGGGAGAGCCTGGCACCCGCCGGGCGCGCGCTCGATCCCCCGCTGCTCGGCCCCCACCTCAAGACGCCGGGCATCCTCATCGCCCTCCTGACGGCGTACCTTCTGGTGCTGGAGTACGCCGGGTTCCTTGCCGGCAATGCCGTGTTTCTCCTCCTCGCGACGCGGTCGCTCGGCGCCACGTGGAAGGGCGCCGCGAAAACCAGCCTCTTTCTCACGGTGCTGACCTATCTGATCTTCGGCGTGGCGCTCGACGTTCCGCTACCCGCCTTTTCCCTGCTCGCGAGGTAG
- a CDS encoding tripartite tricarboxylate transporter substrate binding protein, protein MSHLIRHALVAAVACAVGLTASFGPAGAAEKYPSKAVTVVIPFGGSGASNVIYRALFEYTKKYLGQPLVVVNKPGSGGAVGWMQVQSMKPDGYNLAYGSNSLFLHTHRTGGKLDYKNFDPIVRLNESACAISVNVASGWNSLKDFIQHVKANPGKVRMGNAGAGALFDLCTYQFEKLTGTKIVHVPYQGGPLAATALLGGHIESVMVTTDDLSNVLSTGKIKVLAMAGEKRDEYFPDVPTMREAGVDMVMVLWRGIIAPKGMDKARVAILEKAFEQSTKDRGYVEFMKKNRFTNDFMGTAAFTKAYFEEGELLIGLAKMAIK, encoded by the coding sequence ATGAGTCATCTAATCCGGCATGCGTTGGTGGCGGCAGTGGCATGCGCGGTCGGCCTGACGGCGTCTTTCGGTCCCGCGGGCGCGGCGGAGAAGTATCCATCCAAGGCGGTCACGGTAGTCATCCCGTTCGGGGGATCGGGGGCCTCGAACGTCATTTACCGGGCCTTGTTCGAGTACACGAAGAAGTATCTCGGCCAGCCGCTCGTGGTCGTGAACAAGCCGGGGAGCGGCGGCGCGGTCGGCTGGATGCAGGTGCAGTCCATGAAGCCGGACGGCTACAACCTCGCCTACGGCTCCAACTCGCTCTTCCTCCACACCCACCGGACAGGAGGAAAGCTCGACTACAAGAATTTCGATCCCATCGTGCGGCTGAACGAGTCCGCCTGTGCCATCTCCGTCAACGTCGCCTCGGGCTGGAACAGCCTGAAGGACTTCATCCAGCACGTGAAGGCGAACCCCGGCAAGGTCCGGATGGGGAACGCCGGGGCGGGTGCGCTCTTCGACCTCTGCACCTATCAATTCGAGAAGTTGACGGGCACCAAGATCGTCCACGTCCCCTACCAGGGCGGCCCGCTGGCGGCGACGGCGCTGCTGGGTGGCCACATCGAGTCCGTCATGGTGACCACGGACGATCTGAGCAATGTCCTCTCCACCGGCAAGATCAAGGTGCTCGCCATGGCCGGCGAGAAGCGGGACGAGTACTTTCCGGACGTGCCCACCATGCGGGAGGCCGGGGTGGACATGGTGATGGTGCTGTGGCGTGGCATCATTGCTCCCAAGGGCATGGACAAGGCCCGCGTCGCCATCCTCGAGAAAGCCTTCGAGCAATCCACGAAGGATCGGGGCTACGTCGAGTTCATGAAGAAGAACCGCTTCACGAACGATTTCATGGGGACGGCCGCTTTCACAAAGGCTTATTTCGAGGAGGGAGAGCTGCTGATCGGCCTCGCCAAGATGGCGATCAAGTGA
- a CDS encoding c-type cytochrome has product MRRMIRILPMALAVLALAGWSSAAWAAPQQRKTIPMGPYFQTLKADASIDKSIERGKTLFNELGCGGCHPRGGTIGGVQRNVAGDVVPIPVPDLRGAALHYPRLSMTGFTANIGIMNDL; this is encoded by the coding sequence ATGCGCCGAATGATTCGGATTCTGCCCATGGCCCTGGCGGTGCTGGCCCTCGCAGGGTGGTCTTCCGCCGCTTGGGCGGCCCCGCAGCAGCGCAAGACCATACCAATGGGGCCCTATTTTCAGACCCTGAAGGCCGATGCGTCCATCGACAAGTCGATCGAACGGGGCAAAACGCTCTTCAACGAGCTCGGCTGCGGCGGCTGCCATCCCCGGGGCGGCACTATCGGGGGCGTGCAGCGCAACGTGGCGGGGGACGTGGTGCCGATCCCCGTCCCCGACCTCAGGGGAGCGGCGCTCCACTACCCCCGCCTCTCGATGACGGGCTTCACGGCCAACATCGGGATCATGAACGATCTCTGA
- a CDS encoding cytochrome c — MMMQVLSFAFQRAVLALGVFLLAAGAAQAAYKAPPKPEMPEKGDYWLGEEVYKEICFSCHGLKGDGKGPNWKASYPRPQVFTSPLMKRMTDEYVFAVVKYGKMNVLKEKMNGFKLKLSRPTAMPSFGEVLEDAQIRKLIAWERGFTTGKQPNDPEMKEIFEAACIQCHGKTGLGNGERPVGSQDPNKPFVSEIQPPPMNYHLKEQMERFDDKFLFWLIKVGRIDVSEQVNYNYMQAYGHVLKDEEIWGVVRYVREAFINGKPRTKK; from the coding sequence GTGATGATGCAAGTCTTGAGTTTTGCCTTCCAGCGCGCCGTCCTGGCGTTGGGCGTTTTTCTCCTGGCGGCGGGAGCGGCCCAGGCGGCCTACAAGGCGCCGCCCAAGCCGGAGATGCCGGAGAAGGGGGACTACTGGCTGGGCGAGGAGGTCTACAAGGAAATCTGCTTCTCCTGCCACGGCCTCAAGGGCGACGGGAAAGGCCCCAATTGGAAGGCTTCCTACCCGCGGCCCCAGGTGTTCACCAGCCCCCTCATGAAGCGGATGACAGACGAATATGTATTCGCCGTGGTCAAGTACGGCAAGATGAACGTCCTCAAGGAAAAGATGAACGGTTTTAAGCTGAAGCTCTCCCGTCCCACCGCCATGCCCTCCTTCGGAGAAGTCCTCGAGGACGCTCAGATCCGCAAGCTCATCGCGTGGGAGCGGGGCTTCACCACGGGCAAGCAGCCGAACGACCCCGAGATGAAGGAAATCTTCGAGGCCGCTTGCATCCAATGCCATGGCAAAACCGGGCTGGGCAACGGAGAGCGGCCCGTGGGGAGCCAGGATCCCAACAAACCTTTTGTGAGCGAGATCCAGCCGCCTCCCATGAACTATCACCTGAAGGAGCAGATGGAGCGCTTCGACGACAAGTTCCTCTTCTGGCTCATCAAGGTGGGGCGGATCGATGTCTCCGAGCAGGTGAATTACAACTACATGCAGGCCTACGGTCACGTCCTGAAAGACGAGGAGATATGGGGCGTGGTCCGCTACGTCCGCGAGGCCTTCATCAACGGAAAACCCCGGACGAAGAAGTAG